The nucleotide sequence aaaaagaattactaaaaatatttttttggaaagaattaaaataaaacttttaaacACAGTCGGATAGCATAATAACATTCAGATTTGGAAAATTTTTCAATGCATTACTGCAAAAAAAGTCTTAAGATGGCGTTGTTTCAGAACCACCAGAAGAAGCCATGGATGGATTGAGAAATTTTCAATTCTAAACTTATTTATTATACTCAATATCATTTTACAATGTTAAATTTACATAACTGGCCGATTTGAAAAACGtgtttttttatacccttgcagagggtataatgatttcagtcagaagtttgaaacgcagtgaaggagacgtttcccataaagtatacattcttgatcagcatgactagacgagtcgatctagccatgtctagtctctcagttttaaagctatcgggctgaaactttccgaaaagtcttatatcttttggaggtagtatataagtcggaaccagccggatctgGTTTCCAGATTGGAACGatggaaaattggtaggaaaataatatgaaacaaattatagcttcggtgttttctgacatattatcttatactactGGGAATATAGTTttatgtgtttttaaatttaataattataactgcaagggtatacaagcttcggcttgccgaagttaacttcctttcttgtttattttcaGTTGTAGCTTTTGACTATGGATCCACACATTTTTTCGCGTTAAAGCGTGGCCAACTTTTAAAACAATCTTGCACAGAGCAGGCATTACTAAAATTTACACAGGAGGAAATGCAAAGGTTGAATTTAAACTTTATTGGGTCGCATACCCTTTCTTTTGCCTGTAATAACAAATACAAAGTACCCTTTTACTTCAAATATCAAAAACAACAATTGTCCATTTTTGACAATAAAGGAATTATCAATGATCATCATCTTCTTCATCATCATGATGTCCGCCTCCATGTCCGCCTCCATGTCCGCCTCCATGTCCGCCTCCATGTCCGCCTCCGGCTTTACTACCGCCGATAAGCGTATTCCAAGTATTCTTAACCAGACTCCAAGAATTTGCAGCCCAATCCCACCATTTGCAGCAGAGAGAACAGATTACACATAAAGTCCTGGATTTGACTTGTTGGTTCATCATGCCCCTGATAAGCGATGCAGTATCGTTGGTAATGACTGCCTTGAACAACGCGGAATGCTTGCAATCTACCACAGGCTCTGTGACATTGCAAAGATGTTGGAACTTTCCATCAACGCCGGTGCTACAATACACTGCGGGTTTGGCAGAGTACTCGTATAGGACGGAGTGTTTCTCGGGTGCACAACTGTATAGGCAGGATAGCCATTGGTGGGTCCATCCATCCTTTTCGACTCTGGCTATGGCGCAGCCCATTCGGTTAGTTGGGCCCACCATCATTCTCAGAAAGTGTCCAATCTCTTTGctaaagtgaaaaaaaataagtcGCAAGGTCGCTCTAATAGGCCCACAACAAGAATGTACTTATCACTGGACAATCCATCCAATAAACTGGGTGCGGAGACGTGCTTATACTGATCGTACCAAGCATTCAGCTGTGATCTAATTATCCTGAGTGGATTCACATTCGCCTTGAACTTGTTGTAGACCGCATGGTAGCCCGGAGAGGAGAATACTTCCGTAGAAATACAGTGTGTTGTGGGTTTGAGGTCACAGCGTTTCACAAGGAGCTCAGCCAGGTATGCCAGTTCGCGATCCCACTTAATTTGAAGCATGCGTGCTGCATTCGGTAACCTATGGAATTTGCTGCCGGCCACAATATCGCGATATGTGTTGTGATAGTACAAGATGAAATCTTTCATGCTCTGGGATAAAGGAATGATTTTTGCATCCTTTCCACACTTTGACGACCATTTCTgcaatttaaaatgaaaaaccAGGGAATTAGGGAGTCATTAGGGTGGGTAAGAAAGAAAATGCTAAATTATATACTTCAACGCTCACCCCTTCATTATGGCATCCAATATGAGGAAGTTCCCTGTCTTCTAGGCAGTTATTTAAAGTACAATAGTCTGTTTCTGGGACCAGATTGACTACATCCGCAAAAAACAGCAACCCCATTGCAACGCAAAAACCACTCCACATCTTGATATTTCCTTTCAAACTAACTGTGTCATCCATCATTCGGTTTTAAAATTAGCCTCGATTATATTATTAGCCTTGGTTCATTATGATCAAGTGTGGCTAAAaacattatatttaaatgctgTATTTTGGGCCATGactttattaataattattagttacgcttttgtttttagggcattgaaaaatagattttttgTCATGTAAGGTATATATTATCTTGATCAGCAAAACTAGGCAAGTCGATTTAGCCGTGCCCGTctgtccttctttccatcagGGTTGAGAACTACATACGTGCTTTGGGGCAGGCAACCGTACTATTTAGTGGTTATTAACTTATTGTCTTCAGCTTGAACTACAAATTTCGTTATTTCATATTGTCCGAATACTACGCGTTTGTCCGATCCAGAGTTGAATACGCTTCCTTTATTTGGAACCCTTCCAGATCAATAGGTTGGAGAGATTGtagaaaaagttaaataattGTATGCAGAATAGGACTTATCCATTGGcgattaattaataaataaatgcgtTGCGGTTAACCAAACGATCGAAAAAACATAACTTCCAACTGTCAAATCCCGCAAAATATCGGTCTGGCCTATCTGAAGTAATCTAAATTTATGATGGCTCATCTTGAAGGTAAATAAATTCTATTATAGATGGTTACCGTTCTGTTTGCT is from Drosophila suzukii chromosome 3, CBGP_Dsuzu_IsoJpt1.0, whole genome shotgun sequence and encodes:
- the LOC108010483 gene encoding antigen 5 like allergen Cul n 1-like, with the translated sequence MMDDTVSLKGNIKMWSGFCVAMGLLFFADVVNLVPETDYCTLNNCLEDRELPHIGCHNEGKWSSKCGKDAKIIPLSQSMKDFILYYHNTYRDIVAGSKFHRLPNAARMLQIKWDRELAYLAELLVKRCDLKPTTHCISTEVFSSPGYHAVYNKFKANVNPLRIIRSQLNAWYDQYKHVSAPSLLDGLSSDNKEIGHFLRMMVGPTNRMGCAIARVEKDGWTHQWLSCLYSCAPEKHSVLYEYSAKPAVYCSTGVDGKFQHLCNVTEPVVDCKHSALFKAVITNDTASLIRGMMNQQVKSRTLCVICSLCCKWWDWAANSWSLVKNTWNTLIGGSKAGGGHGGGHGGGHGGGHGGGHHDDEEDDDH